Proteins encoded by one window of Bemisia tabaci unplaced genomic scaffold, PGI_BMITA_v3:
- the LOC140225756 gene encoding tigger transposable element-derived protein 6-like has product MEADSRKRRRDLTTAEKKQILQDYDKLLNKNQRDAAQKLQIPQSTLCKLVKNRYEIEKKPVEKNEGSARKRVRHGKNVQVEQALKEWFVQVREKDARVNGPIMRQKAESLAKRLGIEGFVATDGWFNRWLKREGIEFKKPHGEARDADSTAAGNFLTEEWPRILSEYAPSDVYNADETALYFRALPEHTYVLKNETAKGSKSCKDRITILCCVSMTGEKKRLLVIGKSKMPRCLKNVKKLPADYTSSAKAWMTKDLFSKWLTDWDESLDRNILLLIDNCTAHNVGALPLKHIKVQFLPANTTSLIQPCDQGIIKAFKSYYRHEMRERIIDELDGDLAEFFICCNSKKNRSSRFYSPNQGGLG; this is encoded by the coding sequence ATGGAGGCGGACTCAAGGAAACGTCGAAGAGACTTAACCACGgcagaaaagaaacaaattctACAGGATTACGACaaacttttgaataaaaatcaGCGGGATGCTGCGCAGAAGTTACAAATACCGCAGTCTACTTTGTGTAAACTCGTAAAGAATCGGTATGAAATCGAGAAGAAGCcggtggaaaaaaatgaaggaagtgcGCGTAAACGTGTGCGGCACGGTAAAAATGTGCAAGTTGAACAAGCATTAAAAGAGTGGTTTGTGCAAGTGCGCGAGAAAGATGCTCGTGTAAACGGTCCTATCATGCGCCAAAAAGCCGAGTCTTTAGCTAAAAGACTGGGAATTGAAGGTTTTGTCGCAACGGATGGTTGGTTTAATCGTTGGTTGAAGAGAGAAGGCATTGAGTTTAAAAAACCGCACGGGGAGGCACGTGACGCAGACTCTACTGCAGCGGGAAATTTTTTGACTGAGGAGTGGCCCAGAATATTGTCTGAGTACGCACCAAGTGATGTTTATAATGCAGATGAAACTGCGCTCTATTTCAGAGCTTTACCGGAGCATACGTAcgtgttaaaaaatgaaacagcaaAAGGAAGCAAATCATGCAAAGACAGAATAACGATTCTTTGTTGCGTTAGCATGACCGGTGAAAAGAAGCGTCTGCTAGTGATCGGTAAAAGCAAAATGCCACGTTGTTTAAAAAACGTCAAGAAATTGCCAGCTGATTACACCTCCTCTGCTAAGGCTTGGATGACTAAAGATCTGTTTAGTAAGTGGTTAACTGATTGGGATGAATCCTTAGACCGAAACATACTCCTGCTTATCGATAACTGCACAGCACACAATGTTGGAGCCCTTCCTCTGAAACAcataaaagttcaatttttacccGCGAACACCACATCCCTGATACAGCCTTGCGATCAGGGAATTATCAAAGCTTTCAAGTCTTACTATAGACACGAAATGCGCGAAAGAATAATAGACGAATTAGACGGAGATCTTGCGGAGTTTTTCATCTGCTGCAATAGCAAAAAAAACCGATCTTCTAGATTCTATTCACCAAATCAGGGAGGCTTGGGATAA
- the LOC140225747 gene encoding uncharacterized protein encodes MPEKAMCNVLNRKALSKLPGEEIHFVAEDSIECKLTDKNRALAKLQKLEEDATRTAGLEKLIVIKENAKVMLTKNMDVPTGFVNGTTGAAQNIVVDSNKRPRAVTLRTEQDSLEMREPEVGKFELQPGIFVHRKQFPLRLSYAGTIHKSQAMSMDTVIADIGNRIFCAGQSYVALSRVRTLEGLHLINFDPEKIKAHKAAIAEYNRLRQMTPHLKHLVMQYSTHRNKHLPDNQWAPKNAKAPNIYGNSPTPKKGASATHWPAFVNSDGVSSFANANLQCLLSYEPVRNSLRSSSGMTSLRAVAKQFQFKQKVSLSSEGIRQELGHRFVEKQEQNPSLFLHALVERSETLQGMCKFALIIQKKCKTCDTKSVDILDEYILRLPPTGQNKNKVTELLENILSWSPISNSTCSTCKRNSEVQCSELQKLQDVLFVEMPLWEKKPDGRLVKNTKFRSPALQTTTITVGGHRYRLHGALFHHGPNFETGHCDALVVSGRKFISADDCNVAVGRWPKGSVDAQLLFYRRVDPSNIGPRQKKPAPVKDATDKTVPPAPSAVAKRGGEIPPQTRSDKTARKRLKLDATIASTESRSKNVAPNATTAGPLSDAPKRSHAPPLLAQKSDLSTFPRFQNMPENGSKVSCYANATLQALLSLEPLRSALINYPSRSALRDLANLYHTYRRGLLSAYTVRIETDEKFMLAQQQCAREFMDYLILHNAALMDSTKFTEVLELKCADCSTVRPIESTQYILSMPIRGLQSNIQGLYSALSAWSPNDDIRCENISADGQRCSGKCFSRTVVRNPGNVLAIQILRTTEIQEGIFVKNDRFQVTELPTKNLTLGADRYELHANVRHHGSSIESGHYTSVIQTAGQYVEADDESIRSYDWCSNQGCSSAYLLIYTKLQP; translated from the coding sequence ATGCCCGAAAAAGCAATGTGCAACGTTTTAAACCGAAAAGCACTCTCGAAGTTACCGGGAGAAGAGATACATTTCGTCGCTGAAGACTCGATCGAGTGCAAACTGACGGACAAGAACAGAGCGCTCGCCAAGCTTCAAAAGTTGGAGGAAGATGCCACCCGAACAGCTGGTTTAGAAAAACTGATTGTCATCAAAGAGAACGCCAAAGTCATGCTGACAAAAAACATGGATGTTCCCACAGGCTTCGTGAATGGTACAACGGGAGCCGCACAGAATATAGTTGTCGATTCGAACAAGCGCCCCAGAGCTGTAACCTTGCGGACGGAACAAGATTCCCTGGAAATGCGGGAGCCCGAAGTGGGGAAGTTTGAACTACAGCCAGGCATATTCGTTCATAGAAAACAATTTCCTCTAAGACTCTCTTACGCAGGAACGATCCATAAAAGCCAGGCGATGTCCATGGATACGGTCATCGCAGATATTGGAAATCGTATCTTCTGCGCCGGACAATCTTACGTTGCCCTGTCCAGGGTCAGAACCCTGGAAGGCTTACATTTGATCAACTTCGATCCAGAGAAAATCAAAGCCCACAAGGCGGCTATCGCTGAGTACAATAGACTCCGACAGATGACTCCTCACTTAAAACATCTGGTCATGCAGTACTCTACGCACAGAAATAAACACCTCCCGGATAATCAATGGGCACCCAAAAATGCGAAGGCCCCAAACATTTACGGTAACTCTCCCACTCCCAAAAAGGGAGCGTCCGCCACTCATTGGCCAGCCTTCGTAAACAGCGATGGTGTTTCGAGCTTTGCAAACGCTAATCTACAATGCTTACTCAGCTACGAGCCTGTGCGAAATTCATTGCGGAGCTCAAGTGGAATGACTTCTTTGCGAGCTGTCGCCAAGcaatttcaatttaaacaaaaagttTCGCTTTCCTCCGAAGGTATCCGCCAAGAATTGGGGCATCGGTTTGTCGAGAAACAGGAGCAAAATCCTTCCCTCTTCTTGCACGCCTTGGTCGAGAGGAGTGAAACCTTGCAAGGGATGTGCAAATTCGCTTTGATAATCCAGAAAAAATGCAAGACCTGCGACACCAAGAGCGTCGACATTTTGGACGAGTACATTCTGCGATTACCACCTACGGGACAGAACAAGAACAAGGTCACGGAATTATTAGAAAATATTCTCTCTTGGTCCCCCATTTCGAACTCAACATGCTCTACTTGCAAGAGAAACAGCGAGGTTCAGTGCTCGGAGTTGCAGAAACTGCAAGATGTACTCTTCGTAGAGATGCCACTGTGGGAAAAGAAACCTGACGGAAGGCTTGTGAAAAACACCAAATTTCGATCACCGGCGCTTCAGACGACCACTATCACAGTCGGTGGTCATCGCTACAGGTTGCATGGAGCATTATTCCATCACGGCCCGAATTTCGAAACAGGCCACTGCGATGCTCTTGTCGTGTCTGGCAGGAAATTCATATCAGCCGACGATTGTAACGTCGCTGTAGGAAGATGGCCAAAAGGGTCTGTCGATGCTCAGCTCCTCTTTTACCGCAGAGTGGACCCATCCAATATTGGTCCGAGGCAGAAAAAACCTGCTCCGGTGAAGGATGCTACGGACAAGACTGTTCCCCCAGCGCCCTCTGCTGTCGCCAAACGAGGTGGGGAAATTCCACCGCAGACAAGATCTGACAAAACAGCTCGAAAGCGACTGAAGTTGGACGCTACAATCGCCTCAACAGAGTCCAGGAGTAAAAATGTCGCTCCGAATGCAACCACTGCCGGTCCCCTTTCGGACGCACCGAAGAGGTCCCATGCTCCTCCTCTCCTCGCCCAGAAATCGGACTTGTCTACTTTCCCAAGATTTCAAAACATGCCAGAAAATGGGAGTAAAGTGTCCTGTTACGCTAATGCAACATTACAAGCTCTGTTAAGTTTAGAACCTCTGAGGTCTGCTCTGATAAACTATCCCAGCCGCAGTGCGTTGAGAGACCTTGCAAATCTTTATCATACCTATCGAAGAGGATTGCTTTCTGCTTATACCGTTCGTATCGAAACGGATGAAAAGTTCATGCTCGCTCAGCAGCAATGTGCGAGGGAATTCATGGATTACTTGATTCTCCATAACGCTGCGTTGATGGATAGTACTAAGTTCACAGAGGTATTAGAGCTGAAATGTGCAGATTGCAGCACTGTCAGACCTATCGAGTCCACCCAATACATCCTTTCCATGCCAATACGAGGATTGCAAAGTAATATTCAGGGACTCTACTCCGCCCTAAGCGCTTGGTCTCCGAACGATGACATCCGCTGTGAGAATATATCAGCGGATGGCCAAAGATGCTCGGGCAAATGTTTTAGCCGCACAGTCGTACGAAACCCAGGCAATGTGTTGGCCATTCAAATTCTCCGCACAACTGAAATTCAGGAaggtattttcgtgaaaaatgatagATTCCAAGTGACAGAGCTTCCGACAAAAAATCTTACCCTCGGGGCAGATCGGTACGAATTACACGCAAATGTCCGTCACCATGGTTCGAGTATCGAGTCTGGACACTACACAAGTGTAATTCAGACCGCTGGACAGTACGTTGAAGCGGACGATGAGAGCATAAGATCCTACGATTGGTGTAGCAATCAAGGCTGCTCTTCCGCGTATCTCTTAATTTACACCAAGCTCCAACCGTGA
- the LOC140225755 gene encoding tigger transposable element-derived protein 6-like: MEADSRKRRRDLTTAEKKQILQDYDKLLNKNQRDAAQKLQIPQSTLCKLVKNRYEIEKKPVEKNEGSARKRVRHGKNVQVEQALKEWFVQVREKDARVNGPIMRQKAESLAKRLGIEGFVATDGWFNRWLKREGIEFKKPHGEARDADSTAAGNFLTEEWPRILSEYAPSDVYNADETALYFRALPEHTYVLKNETAKGSKSCKDRITILCCVSMTGEKKRLLVIGKSKMPRCLKNVKKLPADYTSSAKAWMTKDLFSKWLTDWDESLDRNILLLIDNCTAHNVGALPLKHIKVQFLPANTTSLIQPCDQGIIKAFKSYYRHEMRERIIDELDGDLAEFSSAAIAKKTDLLDSIHQIREAWDKTSEKTIRNCFRKAGFCKTPIEIDAPSVPTTDDFEELFALEETEKICSVPTEEDICVQILQKHEEEEQISDTDEKEPPLPPPSNREMRNALATLRRGVQSLAENFEVQYQYESFVNALLRDNTKQATIDSFFK; the protein is encoded by the coding sequence ATGGAGGCGGACTCAAGGAAACGTCGAAGAGACTTAACCACGgcagaaaagaaacaaattctACAGGATTACGACaaacttttgaataaaaatcaGCGGGATGCTGCGCAGAAGTTACAAATACCGCAGTCTACTTTGTGTAAACTCGTAAAGAATCGGTATGAAATCGAGAAGAAGCcggtggaaaaaaatgaaggaagtgcGCGTAAACGTGTGCGGCACGGTAAAAATGTGCAAGTTGAACAAGCATTAAAAGAGTGGTTTGTGCAAGTGCGCGAGAAAGATGCTCGTGTAAACGGTCCTATCATGCGCCAAAAAGCCGAGTCTTTAGCTAAAAGACTGGGAATTGAAGGTTTTGTCGCAACGGATGGTTGGTTTAATCGTTGGTTGAAGAGAGAAGGCATTGAGTTTAAAAAACCGCACGGGGAGGCACGTGACGCAGACTCTACTGCAGCGGGAAATTTTTTGACTGAGGAGTGGCCCAGAATATTGTCTGAGTACGCACCAAGTGATGTTTATAATGCAGATGAAACTGCGCTCTATTTCAGAGCTTTACCGGAGCATACGTAcgtgttaaaaaatgaaacagcaaAAGGAAGCAAATCATGCAAAGACAGAATAACGATTCTTTGTTGCGTTAGCATGACCGGTGAAAAGAAGCGTCTGCTAGTGATCGGTAAAAGCAAAATGCCACGTTGTTTAAAAAACGTCAAGAAATTGCCAGCTGATTACACCTCCTCTGCTAAGGCTTGGATGACTAAAGATCTGTTTAGTAAGTGGTTAACTGATTGGGATGAATCCTTAGACCGAAACATACTCCTGCTTATCGATAACTGCACAGCACACAATGTTGGAGCCCTTCCTCTGAAACAcataaaagttcaatttttacccGCGAACACCACATCCCTGATACAGCCTTGCGATCAGGGAATTATCAAAGCTTTCAAGTCTTACTATAGACACGAAATGCGCGAAAGAATAATAGACGAATTAGACGGAGATCTTGCGGAGTTTTCATCTGCTGCAATAGCAAAAAAAACCGATCTTCTAGATTCTATTCACCAAATCAGGGAGGCTTGGGATAAAACAAGCGAAAAAACAATTCGTAACTGCTTTAGAAAGGCTGGCTTCTGCAAAACGCCCATTGAAATAGACGCCCCTTCTGTGCCCACAACTGACGACTTTGAAGAACTTTTTGCTCTCGAAGAAACCGAGAAAATTTGTTCAGTGCCTACTGAGGAAGATATATGCGTCCAAATTCTCCAAAAACATGAGGAGGAGGAGCAGATCTCAGACACCGATGAAAAAGAGCCTCCACTACCACCACCATCTAACAGAGAAATGCGCAATGCTTTGGCCACTTTAAGACGCGGCGTTCAATCGTTGGCTGAAAACTTCGAAGTTCAGTATCAGTATGAATCATTCGTGAATGCTTTGTTACGAGACAATACAAAACAAGCTACTATTGACTCTTTCTTTAAATGA